One Aphidius gifuensis isolate YNYX2018 linkage group LG5, ASM1490517v1, whole genome shotgun sequence genomic region harbors:
- the LOC122857492 gene encoding leucine-rich repeat and fibronectin type III domain-containing protein 1-like protein isoform X1 has product MHLCATRVCIHKAFLRKSLVLLTVLLTASATSPCPWATQVPGLENSCICDYNLAHTLSIQCDIVDFNQLLSAIRGHAAKTTVDLFYINNSTISILKHSSLSTIQINNMQLSGCKIKIIEDDALIGQEDSLRTLNMKDNELKEIPTNIFKNLRNLTVLDLSLNKITHVDDNAFHNLKLVTLKLADNEITLASGAFKGLEKSLKNLNLKGTKQRKVPESLRGLKSLAFLDLSQNSIRELPGPGGQKVFEELSSLTGLNLERNLIQSIGPDAFYGIRSTLSSLSLLNNLIPDFPTDAISSVHDLRVLDIGFNLITQLPINAFSKNPSITLLAIDGNPLSTVPEEALASLNGTLRGLSLGGRFLVCDCKLRWITNWIRTKDLQVTSRERKPQFCGSPLKLHERSFYNIEPEEMVCERPSEIIGIGTVESVDTKEPIGAVNGMVENILATTDFPLFSTTAFSTFPQYPKNVTTQTTLLDSPISTKMTTIVTTTESTKIEIPSTTIARITRPTVRTGNVAIVRTTQSPSKVLPDATFPQQRLKYPIVSTSSPTGSSLYKSKSTEKGIIVKDVLRQDNTVIIYWDSETPNILGFKVVYRVFGDTSFKQAPPLEASEHEFKIKNVPNNECIIVCVVSLDEVNVTPANVPYNQCREVRTEVSPTSNMDKITIAASAAICASIVVAVIIFVVANRRRVRKLHTLHSIDQTKLGGPISGLPVNCCANIGPTPSPAGPLASMATLSAYNSQKEWDQVSAYSNRSIPRPRIFPIDRQGSMTRASCIDEIRSQASHYGGKITRLVADGQSQHSFSNNSRHFANATLTNNLVNSRPELRQSRQSLAGTSDRMSRNGYPGNHLPPHASARRQRPRSRNRAMEQNPPPRPGSRYSLADSTQTLNYDENNWTDHDMDIYMSRNPTTRSGLVPL; this is encoded by the exons CTTTTCTAAGAAAGTCACTGGTGCTGCTCACCGTCTTACTAACAGCATCTGCAACATCACCCTGTCCATGGGCAACACAGGTGCCCGGACTCGAAAATTCTTGTATATGTGATTACAATTTGGCACACACTTTATCTATACAATgtgatattgttgattttaatcAACTTCTGTCAGCAATTCGAGGGCATGCTGCTAAAACTACAGTAGATCTGTTTTACATTAATAACAgtacaatttcaattttaaaacattcTTCTTTATCAACAATTCAAATCAACAATATGCAGTTATCTGgttgtaaaatcaaaataattgaagatgATGCCTTGATTGGTCAAGAAGATTCTCTCAGAACACTCAATATGAAAGATAATGAGTTGAAAGAAATTCcgacaaatattttcaaaaatttaagaaatctCACCGTTCTCGATCTTTcactaaataaaattactcatgttgatgataatgcatttcataatttaaaattagttaCTTTGAAATTAGCAGACAATGAAATAACATTAGCATCAGGAGCTTTTAAAGGATTGGAAAAAAGTTTGaagaatttgaatttaaaaggCACGAAACAACGAAAAGTGCCTGAATCTTTGAGAGGATTAAAATCTTTAGCATTCTTAGATTTATCGCAAAATAGTATCAGAGAATTACCGGGTCCAGGTGGTCAAAAAGTCTTTGAAGAACTTTCTTCTTTAACTGGATTAAATTTAGAACGTAATTTGATACAAAGCATTGGACCTGATGCTTTCTATGGAATTAGATCTACACTAAGTTCATTGAGTTTACTTAATAATCTCATTCCGGATTTTCCAACTGATGCAATAAGCAGCGTTCATGATCTTCGT GTTTTAGATATTGGATTTAATCTAATCACGCAGCTACCAATAAACGCATTCAGCAAGAACCCTTCTATAACATTATTGGCAATTGATGGTAATCCATTGTCAACAGTTCCTGAAGAGGCCTTAGCTTCTCTCAATGGAACATTACGTGGATTAAGTCTCGGTGGACGATTTCTTGTGTGCGATTGTAAATTACGATGGATCACAAATTGGATACGCACCAAAGATTTGCAAGTAACAAGTCGTGAGCGGAAGCCTCAATTTTGCGGAAGTCCTCTCAAATTACATGAAAGAAGTTTTTATAACATTGAACCAGAAG aaATGGTTTGCGAAAGACCATCAGAAATAATTGGTATTGGTACAGTAGAGAGTGTTGACACAAAAGAACCAATTGGTGCAGTCAATGGAAtggtagaaaatattttagctACAACTGATTTTCCACTATTTTCAACAACAGCTTTTAGTACGTTTCCACAATACCCTAAAAATGTTACAACACAAACAACTTTGTTAGACAGTCCAATTTCTACCAAAATGACAACAATCGTAACAACAACAGAATctacaaaaattgaaataccatcaacaacaattgcaAGAATTACTAGGCCAACTGTGAGAACTGGCAATGTTGCAATTGTGAGAACAACACAATCTCCATCAAAAGTTCTTCCAGATGCAACTTTTCCTCAACAACGTCTTAAATATCCTATTGTATCAACAAGCTCACCCACGGGCTCATCCCTGTACAAATCAAAAAGTACAGAAAAAGGCATTATTGTGAAAGATGTTCTTAGACAGGATAATACTGTTATAATATACTGGGACTCTGAAACTCCAAATATACTTGGATTTAAAGTTGTTTATAGAGTTTTTGGAGATACTAGTTTTAAACAAGCTCCACCATTGGAGGCTAGCGAACatgaattcaaaataaaaaatgttccaaataat gaATGCATAATTGTTTGCGTTGTTTCTCTTGACGAAGTTAATGTCACTCCAGCCAACGTGCCTTACAATCAATGCAGAGAAGTTCGAACTGAAGTTTCTCCAACATCAAACAtggataaaataacaattgctGCAAGTGCAGCTATTTGTGCATCAATTGTAGTTGCAGTGATTATTTTTGTGGTTGCAAACCGTCGAAGAGTGCGAAAGCTTCATACACTTCATAGTATTGATCAGACAAAACTAGGCGGACCAATTTCTGGTTTACCAGTAAATTGCTGTGCCAATATTGGACCGACACCGAGTCCCGCTGGACCACTTGCGTCTATGGCAACTTTGAGTGCTTACAATTCTCAAAAAGAATGGGATCAAGTGTCTGCATACAGTAATCGAAGCATACCACGCCCTAGAATATTTCCAATTGATCGTCAAG GTTCGATGACTAGGGCTTCGTGTATCGACGAAATCAGATCTCAAGCAAGTCATTATGGTGGAAAAATTACACGTTTAGTAGCTGATGGACAATCGCAAcatagtttttcgaacaaTTCGCGACATTTTGCAAATGCCACTTTAACGAATAATCTGGTGAATTCACGACCAG AATTACGCCAGTCCAGACAGTCTTTGGCCGGTACTTCAGATAGAATGTCACGTAATGGATACCCAGGAAATCATCTACCACCCCATGCATCAGCACGCCGTCAACGCCCAAGGTCACGAAATCGTGCCATGGAACAAAATCCACCACCCCGTCCTGGAAGTAGATACAGCCTAGCTGATTCAACTCAAACGCTTAATTATGATGAGAATAATTGGACCGATCATGACATGGACATTTATATGTCACGCAATCCAACGACAAGAAGTGGTCTTGTTCCACTTTAA
- the LOC122857492 gene encoding leucine-rich repeat and fibronectin type III domain-containing protein 1-like protein isoform X3 has product MAFLRKSLVLLTVLLTASATSPCPWATQVPGLENSCICDYNLAHTLSIQCDIVDFNQLLSAIRGHAAKTTVDLFYINNSTISILKHSSLSTIQINNMQLSGCKIKIIEDDALIGQEDSLRTLNMKDNELKEIPTNIFKNLRNLTVLDLSLNKITHVDDNAFHNLKLVTLKLADNEITLASGAFKGLEKSLKNLNLKGTKQRKVPESLRGLKSLAFLDLSQNSIRELPGPGGQKVFEELSSLTGLNLERNLIQSIGPDAFYGIRSTLSSLSLLNNLIPDFPTDAISSVHDLRVLDIGFNLITQLPINAFSKNPSITLLAIDGNPLSTVPEEALASLNGTLRGLSLGGRFLVCDCKLRWITNWIRTKDLQVTSRERKPQFCGSPLKLHERSFYNIEPEEMVCERPSEIIGIGTVESVDTKEPIGAVNGMVENILATTDFPLFSTTAFSTFPQYPKNVTTQTTLLDSPISTKMTTIVTTTESTKIEIPSTTIARITRPTVRTGNVAIVRTTQSPSKVLPDATFPQQRLKYPIVSTSSPTGSSLYKSKSTEKGIIVKDVLRQDNTVIIYWDSETPNILGFKVVYRVFGDTSFKQAPPLEASEHEFKIKNVPNNECIIVCVVSLDEVNVTPANVPYNQCREVRTEVSPTSNMDKITIAASAAICASIVVAVIIFVVANRRRVRKLHTLHSIDQTKLGGPISGLPVNCCANIGPTPSPAGPLASMATLSAYNSQKEWDQVSAYSNRSIPRPRIFPIDRQGSMTRASCIDEIRSQASHYGGKITRLVADGQSQHSFSNNSRHFANATLTNNLVNSRPELRQSRQSLAGTSDRMSRNGYPGNHLPPHASARRQRPRSRNRAMEQNPPPRPGSRYSLADSTQTLNYDENNWTDHDMDIYMSRNPTTRSGLVPL; this is encoded by the exons ATGG CTTTTCTAAGAAAGTCACTGGTGCTGCTCACCGTCTTACTAACAGCATCTGCAACATCACCCTGTCCATGGGCAACACAGGTGCCCGGACTCGAAAATTCTTGTATATGTGATTACAATTTGGCACACACTTTATCTATACAATgtgatattgttgattttaatcAACTTCTGTCAGCAATTCGAGGGCATGCTGCTAAAACTACAGTAGATCTGTTTTACATTAATAACAgtacaatttcaattttaaaacattcTTCTTTATCAACAATTCAAATCAACAATATGCAGTTATCTGgttgtaaaatcaaaataattgaagatgATGCCTTGATTGGTCAAGAAGATTCTCTCAGAACACTCAATATGAAAGATAATGAGTTGAAAGAAATTCcgacaaatattttcaaaaatttaagaaatctCACCGTTCTCGATCTTTcactaaataaaattactcatgttgatgataatgcatttcataatttaaaattagttaCTTTGAAATTAGCAGACAATGAAATAACATTAGCATCAGGAGCTTTTAAAGGATTGGAAAAAAGTTTGaagaatttgaatttaaaaggCACGAAACAACGAAAAGTGCCTGAATCTTTGAGAGGATTAAAATCTTTAGCATTCTTAGATTTATCGCAAAATAGTATCAGAGAATTACCGGGTCCAGGTGGTCAAAAAGTCTTTGAAGAACTTTCTTCTTTAACTGGATTAAATTTAGAACGTAATTTGATACAAAGCATTGGACCTGATGCTTTCTATGGAATTAGATCTACACTAAGTTCATTGAGTTTACTTAATAATCTCATTCCGGATTTTCCAACTGATGCAATAAGCAGCGTTCATGATCTTCGT GTTTTAGATATTGGATTTAATCTAATCACGCAGCTACCAATAAACGCATTCAGCAAGAACCCTTCTATAACATTATTGGCAATTGATGGTAATCCATTGTCAACAGTTCCTGAAGAGGCCTTAGCTTCTCTCAATGGAACATTACGTGGATTAAGTCTCGGTGGACGATTTCTTGTGTGCGATTGTAAATTACGATGGATCACAAATTGGATACGCACCAAAGATTTGCAAGTAACAAGTCGTGAGCGGAAGCCTCAATTTTGCGGAAGTCCTCTCAAATTACATGAAAGAAGTTTTTATAACATTGAACCAGAAG aaATGGTTTGCGAAAGACCATCAGAAATAATTGGTATTGGTACAGTAGAGAGTGTTGACACAAAAGAACCAATTGGTGCAGTCAATGGAAtggtagaaaatattttagctACAACTGATTTTCCACTATTTTCAACAACAGCTTTTAGTACGTTTCCACAATACCCTAAAAATGTTACAACACAAACAACTTTGTTAGACAGTCCAATTTCTACCAAAATGACAACAATCGTAACAACAACAGAATctacaaaaattgaaataccatcaacaacaattgcaAGAATTACTAGGCCAACTGTGAGAACTGGCAATGTTGCAATTGTGAGAACAACACAATCTCCATCAAAAGTTCTTCCAGATGCAACTTTTCCTCAACAACGTCTTAAATATCCTATTGTATCAACAAGCTCACCCACGGGCTCATCCCTGTACAAATCAAAAAGTACAGAAAAAGGCATTATTGTGAAAGATGTTCTTAGACAGGATAATACTGTTATAATATACTGGGACTCTGAAACTCCAAATATACTTGGATTTAAAGTTGTTTATAGAGTTTTTGGAGATACTAGTTTTAAACAAGCTCCACCATTGGAGGCTAGCGAACatgaattcaaaataaaaaatgttccaaataat gaATGCATAATTGTTTGCGTTGTTTCTCTTGACGAAGTTAATGTCACTCCAGCCAACGTGCCTTACAATCAATGCAGAGAAGTTCGAACTGAAGTTTCTCCAACATCAAACAtggataaaataacaattgctGCAAGTGCAGCTATTTGTGCATCAATTGTAGTTGCAGTGATTATTTTTGTGGTTGCAAACCGTCGAAGAGTGCGAAAGCTTCATACACTTCATAGTATTGATCAGACAAAACTAGGCGGACCAATTTCTGGTTTACCAGTAAATTGCTGTGCCAATATTGGACCGACACCGAGTCCCGCTGGACCACTTGCGTCTATGGCAACTTTGAGTGCTTACAATTCTCAAAAAGAATGGGATCAAGTGTCTGCATACAGTAATCGAAGCATACCACGCCCTAGAATATTTCCAATTGATCGTCAAG GTTCGATGACTAGGGCTTCGTGTATCGACGAAATCAGATCTCAAGCAAGTCATTATGGTGGAAAAATTACACGTTTAGTAGCTGATGGACAATCGCAAcatagtttttcgaacaaTTCGCGACATTTTGCAAATGCCACTTTAACGAATAATCTGGTGAATTCACGACCAG AATTACGCCAGTCCAGACAGTCTTTGGCCGGTACTTCAGATAGAATGTCACGTAATGGATACCCAGGAAATCATCTACCACCCCATGCATCAGCACGCCGTCAACGCCCAAGGTCACGAAATCGTGCCATGGAACAAAATCCACCACCCCGTCCTGGAAGTAGATACAGCCTAGCTGATTCAACTCAAACGCTTAATTATGATGAGAATAATTGGACCGATCATGACATGGACATTTATATGTCACGCAATCCAACGACAAGAAGTGGTCTTGTTCCACTTTAA
- the LOC122857492 gene encoding leucine-rich repeat and fibronectin type III domain-containing protein 1-like protein isoform X4, whose amino-acid sequence MHLCATRVCIHKAFLRKSLVLLTVLLTASATSPCPWATQVPGLENSCICDYNLAHTLSIQCDIVDFNQLLSAIRGHAAKTTVDLFYINNSTISILKHSSLSTIQINNMQLSGCKIKIIEDDALIGQEDSLRTLNMKDNELKEIPTNIFKNLRNLTVLDLSLNKITHVDDNAFHNLKLVTLKLADNEITLASGAFKGLEKSLKNLNLKGTKQRKVPESLRGLKSLAFLDLSQNSIRELPGPGGQKVFEELSSLTGLNLERNLIQSIGPDAFYGIRSTLSSLSLLNNLIPDFPTDAISSVHDLRVLDIGFNLITQLPINAFSKNPSITLLAIDGNPLSTVPEEALASLNGTLRGLSLGGRFLVCDCKLRWITNWIRTKDLQVTSRERKPQFCGSPLKLHERSFYNIEPEEMVCERPSEIIGIGTVESVDTKEPIGAVNGMVENILATTDFPLFSTTAFSTFPQYPKNVTTQTTLLDSPISTKMTTIVTTTESTKIEIPSTTIARITRPTVRTGNVAIVRTTQSPSKVLPDATFPQQRLKYPIVSTSSPTGSSLYKSKSTEKGIIVKDVLRQDNTVIIYWDSETPNILGFKVVYRVFGDTSFKQAPPLEASEHEFKIKNVPNNECIIVCVVSLDEVNVTPANVPYNQCREVRTEVSPTSNMDKITIAASAAICASIVVAVIIFVVANRRRVRKLHTLHSIDQTKLGGPISGLPVNCCANIGPTPSPAGPLASMATLSAYNSQKEWDQVSAYSNRSIPRPRIFPIDRQGSMTRASCIDEIRSQASHYGGKITRLVADGQSQHSFSNNSRHFANATLTNNLVNSRPGQDRCRLNANGKYCSRQNYASPDSLWPVLQIECHVMDTQEIIYHPMHQHAVNAQGHEIVPWNKIHHPVLEVDTA is encoded by the exons CTTTTCTAAGAAAGTCACTGGTGCTGCTCACCGTCTTACTAACAGCATCTGCAACATCACCCTGTCCATGGGCAACACAGGTGCCCGGACTCGAAAATTCTTGTATATGTGATTACAATTTGGCACACACTTTATCTATACAATgtgatattgttgattttaatcAACTTCTGTCAGCAATTCGAGGGCATGCTGCTAAAACTACAGTAGATCTGTTTTACATTAATAACAgtacaatttcaattttaaaacattcTTCTTTATCAACAATTCAAATCAACAATATGCAGTTATCTGgttgtaaaatcaaaataattgaagatgATGCCTTGATTGGTCAAGAAGATTCTCTCAGAACACTCAATATGAAAGATAATGAGTTGAAAGAAATTCcgacaaatattttcaaaaatttaagaaatctCACCGTTCTCGATCTTTcactaaataaaattactcatgttgatgataatgcatttcataatttaaaattagttaCTTTGAAATTAGCAGACAATGAAATAACATTAGCATCAGGAGCTTTTAAAGGATTGGAAAAAAGTTTGaagaatttgaatttaaaaggCACGAAACAACGAAAAGTGCCTGAATCTTTGAGAGGATTAAAATCTTTAGCATTCTTAGATTTATCGCAAAATAGTATCAGAGAATTACCGGGTCCAGGTGGTCAAAAAGTCTTTGAAGAACTTTCTTCTTTAACTGGATTAAATTTAGAACGTAATTTGATACAAAGCATTGGACCTGATGCTTTCTATGGAATTAGATCTACACTAAGTTCATTGAGTTTACTTAATAATCTCATTCCGGATTTTCCAACTGATGCAATAAGCAGCGTTCATGATCTTCGT GTTTTAGATATTGGATTTAATCTAATCACGCAGCTACCAATAAACGCATTCAGCAAGAACCCTTCTATAACATTATTGGCAATTGATGGTAATCCATTGTCAACAGTTCCTGAAGAGGCCTTAGCTTCTCTCAATGGAACATTACGTGGATTAAGTCTCGGTGGACGATTTCTTGTGTGCGATTGTAAATTACGATGGATCACAAATTGGATACGCACCAAAGATTTGCAAGTAACAAGTCGTGAGCGGAAGCCTCAATTTTGCGGAAGTCCTCTCAAATTACATGAAAGAAGTTTTTATAACATTGAACCAGAAG aaATGGTTTGCGAAAGACCATCAGAAATAATTGGTATTGGTACAGTAGAGAGTGTTGACACAAAAGAACCAATTGGTGCAGTCAATGGAAtggtagaaaatattttagctACAACTGATTTTCCACTATTTTCAACAACAGCTTTTAGTACGTTTCCACAATACCCTAAAAATGTTACAACACAAACAACTTTGTTAGACAGTCCAATTTCTACCAAAATGACAACAATCGTAACAACAACAGAATctacaaaaattgaaataccatcaacaacaattgcaAGAATTACTAGGCCAACTGTGAGAACTGGCAATGTTGCAATTGTGAGAACAACACAATCTCCATCAAAAGTTCTTCCAGATGCAACTTTTCCTCAACAACGTCTTAAATATCCTATTGTATCAACAAGCTCACCCACGGGCTCATCCCTGTACAAATCAAAAAGTACAGAAAAAGGCATTATTGTGAAAGATGTTCTTAGACAGGATAATACTGTTATAATATACTGGGACTCTGAAACTCCAAATATACTTGGATTTAAAGTTGTTTATAGAGTTTTTGGAGATACTAGTTTTAAACAAGCTCCACCATTGGAGGCTAGCGAACatgaattcaaaataaaaaatgttccaaataat gaATGCATAATTGTTTGCGTTGTTTCTCTTGACGAAGTTAATGTCACTCCAGCCAACGTGCCTTACAATCAATGCAGAGAAGTTCGAACTGAAGTTTCTCCAACATCAAACAtggataaaataacaattgctGCAAGTGCAGCTATTTGTGCATCAATTGTAGTTGCAGTGATTATTTTTGTGGTTGCAAACCGTCGAAGAGTGCGAAAGCTTCATACACTTCATAGTATTGATCAGACAAAACTAGGCGGACCAATTTCTGGTTTACCAGTAAATTGCTGTGCCAATATTGGACCGACACCGAGTCCCGCTGGACCACTTGCGTCTATGGCAACTTTGAGTGCTTACAATTCTCAAAAAGAATGGGATCAAGTGTCTGCATACAGTAATCGAAGCATACCACGCCCTAGAATATTTCCAATTGATCGTCAAG GTTCGATGACTAGGGCTTCGTGTATCGACGAAATCAGATCTCAAGCAAGTCATTATGGTGGAAAAATTACACGTTTAGTAGCTGATGGACAATCGCAAcatagtttttcgaacaaTTCGCGACATTTTGCAAATGCCACTTTAACGAATAATCTGGTGAATTCACGACCAG GACAAGATCGATGTCGGCTAAATGCTAATGGAAAATATTGTTCGCGCCAGAATTACGCCAGTCCAGACAGTCTTTGGCCGGTACTTCAGATAGAATGTCACGTAATGGATACCCAGGAAATCATCTACCACCCCATGCATCAGCACGCCGTCAACGCCCAAGGTCACGAAATCGTGCCATGGAACAAAATCCACCACCCCGTCCTGGAAGTAGATACAGCCTAG
- the LOC122857492 gene encoding leucine-rich repeat and fibronectin type III domain-containing protein 1-like protein isoform X2 — protein sequence MPFLRKSLVLLTVLLTASATSPCPWATQVPGLENSCICDYNLAHTLSIQCDIVDFNQLLSAIRGHAAKTTVDLFYINNSTISILKHSSLSTIQINNMQLSGCKIKIIEDDALIGQEDSLRTLNMKDNELKEIPTNIFKNLRNLTVLDLSLNKITHVDDNAFHNLKLVTLKLADNEITLASGAFKGLEKSLKNLNLKGTKQRKVPESLRGLKSLAFLDLSQNSIRELPGPGGQKVFEELSSLTGLNLERNLIQSIGPDAFYGIRSTLSSLSLLNNLIPDFPTDAISSVHDLRVLDIGFNLITQLPINAFSKNPSITLLAIDGNPLSTVPEEALASLNGTLRGLSLGGRFLVCDCKLRWITNWIRTKDLQVTSRERKPQFCGSPLKLHERSFYNIEPEEMVCERPSEIIGIGTVESVDTKEPIGAVNGMVENILATTDFPLFSTTAFSTFPQYPKNVTTQTTLLDSPISTKMTTIVTTTESTKIEIPSTTIARITRPTVRTGNVAIVRTTQSPSKVLPDATFPQQRLKYPIVSTSSPTGSSLYKSKSTEKGIIVKDVLRQDNTVIIYWDSETPNILGFKVVYRVFGDTSFKQAPPLEASEHEFKIKNVPNNECIIVCVVSLDEVNVTPANVPYNQCREVRTEVSPTSNMDKITIAASAAICASIVVAVIIFVVANRRRVRKLHTLHSIDQTKLGGPISGLPVNCCANIGPTPSPAGPLASMATLSAYNSQKEWDQVSAYSNRSIPRPRIFPIDRQGSMTRASCIDEIRSQASHYGGKITRLVADGQSQHSFSNNSRHFANATLTNNLVNSRPELRQSRQSLAGTSDRMSRNGYPGNHLPPHASARRQRPRSRNRAMEQNPPPRPGSRYSLADSTQTLNYDENNWTDHDMDIYMSRNPTTRSGLVPL from the exons CTTTTCTAAGAAAGTCACTGGTGCTGCTCACCGTCTTACTAACAGCATCTGCAACATCACCCTGTCCATGGGCAACACAGGTGCCCGGACTCGAAAATTCTTGTATATGTGATTACAATTTGGCACACACTTTATCTATACAATgtgatattgttgattttaatcAACTTCTGTCAGCAATTCGAGGGCATGCTGCTAAAACTACAGTAGATCTGTTTTACATTAATAACAgtacaatttcaattttaaaacattcTTCTTTATCAACAATTCAAATCAACAATATGCAGTTATCTGgttgtaaaatcaaaataattgaagatgATGCCTTGATTGGTCAAGAAGATTCTCTCAGAACACTCAATATGAAAGATAATGAGTTGAAAGAAATTCcgacaaatattttcaaaaatttaagaaatctCACCGTTCTCGATCTTTcactaaataaaattactcatgttgatgataatgcatttcataatttaaaattagttaCTTTGAAATTAGCAGACAATGAAATAACATTAGCATCAGGAGCTTTTAAAGGATTGGAAAAAAGTTTGaagaatttgaatttaaaaggCACGAAACAACGAAAAGTGCCTGAATCTTTGAGAGGATTAAAATCTTTAGCATTCTTAGATTTATCGCAAAATAGTATCAGAGAATTACCGGGTCCAGGTGGTCAAAAAGTCTTTGAAGAACTTTCTTCTTTAACTGGATTAAATTTAGAACGTAATTTGATACAAAGCATTGGACCTGATGCTTTCTATGGAATTAGATCTACACTAAGTTCATTGAGTTTACTTAATAATCTCATTCCGGATTTTCCAACTGATGCAATAAGCAGCGTTCATGATCTTCGT GTTTTAGATATTGGATTTAATCTAATCACGCAGCTACCAATAAACGCATTCAGCAAGAACCCTTCTATAACATTATTGGCAATTGATGGTAATCCATTGTCAACAGTTCCTGAAGAGGCCTTAGCTTCTCTCAATGGAACATTACGTGGATTAAGTCTCGGTGGACGATTTCTTGTGTGCGATTGTAAATTACGATGGATCACAAATTGGATACGCACCAAAGATTTGCAAGTAACAAGTCGTGAGCGGAAGCCTCAATTTTGCGGAAGTCCTCTCAAATTACATGAAAGAAGTTTTTATAACATTGAACCAGAAG aaATGGTTTGCGAAAGACCATCAGAAATAATTGGTATTGGTACAGTAGAGAGTGTTGACACAAAAGAACCAATTGGTGCAGTCAATGGAAtggtagaaaatattttagctACAACTGATTTTCCACTATTTTCAACAACAGCTTTTAGTACGTTTCCACAATACCCTAAAAATGTTACAACACAAACAACTTTGTTAGACAGTCCAATTTCTACCAAAATGACAACAATCGTAACAACAACAGAATctacaaaaattgaaataccatcaacaacaattgcaAGAATTACTAGGCCAACTGTGAGAACTGGCAATGTTGCAATTGTGAGAACAACACAATCTCCATCAAAAGTTCTTCCAGATGCAACTTTTCCTCAACAACGTCTTAAATATCCTATTGTATCAACAAGCTCACCCACGGGCTCATCCCTGTACAAATCAAAAAGTACAGAAAAAGGCATTATTGTGAAAGATGTTCTTAGACAGGATAATACTGTTATAATATACTGGGACTCTGAAACTCCAAATATACTTGGATTTAAAGTTGTTTATAGAGTTTTTGGAGATACTAGTTTTAAACAAGCTCCACCATTGGAGGCTAGCGAACatgaattcaaaataaaaaatgttccaaataat gaATGCATAATTGTTTGCGTTGTTTCTCTTGACGAAGTTAATGTCACTCCAGCCAACGTGCCTTACAATCAATGCAGAGAAGTTCGAACTGAAGTTTCTCCAACATCAAACAtggataaaataacaattgctGCAAGTGCAGCTATTTGTGCATCAATTGTAGTTGCAGTGATTATTTTTGTGGTTGCAAACCGTCGAAGAGTGCGAAAGCTTCATACACTTCATAGTATTGATCAGACAAAACTAGGCGGACCAATTTCTGGTTTACCAGTAAATTGCTGTGCCAATATTGGACCGACACCGAGTCCCGCTGGACCACTTGCGTCTATGGCAACTTTGAGTGCTTACAATTCTCAAAAAGAATGGGATCAAGTGTCTGCATACAGTAATCGAAGCATACCACGCCCTAGAATATTTCCAATTGATCGTCAAG GTTCGATGACTAGGGCTTCGTGTATCGACGAAATCAGATCTCAAGCAAGTCATTATGGTGGAAAAATTACACGTTTAGTAGCTGATGGACAATCGCAAcatagtttttcgaacaaTTCGCGACATTTTGCAAATGCCACTTTAACGAATAATCTGGTGAATTCACGACCAG AATTACGCCAGTCCAGACAGTCTTTGGCCGGTACTTCAGATAGAATGTCACGTAATGGATACCCAGGAAATCATCTACCACCCCATGCATCAGCACGCCGTCAACGCCCAAGGTCACGAAATCGTGCCATGGAACAAAATCCACCACCCCGTCCTGGAAGTAGATACAGCCTAGCTGATTCAACTCAAACGCTTAATTATGATGAGAATAATTGGACCGATCATGACATGGACATTTATATGTCACGCAATCCAACGACAAGAAGTGGTCTTGTTCCACTTTAA